The Metarhizium brunneum chromosome 3, complete sequence DNA window GCAGCGGTTTCAAGAGCAAAGTCTTCACAAAAATCTGAGACTTATTGACAGGCTCTCTGGGGTTGCCCCGCGGAAAGGGTGCACTCCATCTCAGTTAATACTGGCTTGGTTAATCCGCCAAAGCGAGaacatcttcgtcatccctGGCACCAAAAGCATAAAATATTTGGAGGAGAACTTTGCTGCAGCGGGACTTACAGTGACAACTGTATATACATAGAGGTAACGTTTATGCCTAGGGCTCTTGCTCGGGCACATGTTTGATCTGTGTAAACAACAGGCACTAtgtcggcgaagccccttttGTTGGGCctcacgatctgttgggtCTTCTCCGTGTAAGGCGTGTAGAATCTAAAACCATCTCAAGCAACTGTTTCAGGACTAAAGCTAACAATATTTATGCTGGAAAGGCGACTTTTTCTATCCTACTCCCGGCAAACAAAACTATTTGCCTTTGTCGAGTCTCCACCATTGAAATGTGCTTGCTGAGGATACGGGCATAGCAGCCTATGAAACTCCTTGCCTTGGGCGTTTTTAAACTGAATTTCCACTGTCTCTGGAGCCTTACCCTGCTCAACCCATGCGCGGAGCTGGGAAAATCCCGTCATTGGCGCGGCATGGTTCCCTCCAGCGCAGTGCCCATATCCTGGAATGTGAAAGTAGCGATAAAAGTCGCGGGCATCTGGTGCATGTCTTAACACTGAGTCATAATATTGGTCAGTGCCCTTGTACGGGATTAATTGATCGTTCTGCTCTTGTGTCAGTGATTATAGAAATTGGGAATACCTTGTAGAAACTTGTCTTACCAAACCGTGGAAGCTGAGAATCTTGCCGCCTCTGTTACGAAAGGCAGACAGGTCCGGATCCCTAGTGCCTAAAACAGTCGAGTATTCTAACACTGAAGTGTGAAATAGTCTCTCAAAATCCGTTCGCGTTACCTCCTTGACGTCAAAGGCCGGATTCTTCTCCACGAACAACTGCAACCACTGCGTTCCTAGCAATGATGGAACACCCACGCACTTTCCTTGGCTACATTGAGTCGTTGCAACGCCCGCACCGAAAGCCTCTTGAAAACTCGATCCATAACCAATACCATACCAAAGGAAGTTGCCGTCAGATCCTCGCGGGCCAGACCAAGTCGCATTAGCTACGACTGCAGCGGCTTGGCTGAGCTTGATGGAGCGTCCCAGTTCAGAACACTCGAGCTCTGTACCTACGTAGCTAAACGAGTCAAAGGAGGCTTCGCATTTGTCCATGTGTGATATGACTCCGTCGACGACACCATCAAGACCGTCACAAGCCCCCACAGCGGCTTCTGCTAGATAGCTCAACTCACATGGAGCTGGATACTCCCCCAGCTCGTTCATAATTACCTGTGGCCAGAAGAAACCAGGCACCAGCTCCCCCCAGTTGAGAGCTGGGGCCGTGGCAACAATACCATCATAAGCGCTGGGATATCTCTGGGCAAGCATGAGGCCTTGTCTTCCTCCTTGCGAGCAGCCACTCCAGTATGAATACTCTGGTGATTTTCCATAAAACTTCTTAATAACAGACTTGGCAATAATCGACTGAGCACATAGGTCAACGCTTGGcccctccttttcttttgcttcaACTTGCGCGAATGGGAAACCCCAACGTACCTCATCATAAAGAGACCGAGAGGCGAGATTATGAAGCTTGTATAGATTCACGTTTCCAGGGCTTAATAGTGCCCAATCATGTGCCAAAACTGATTCTCCTAGGCCCGCGTCCGTAGTGACAGTCGCAAATCCTTGGCCCAGTGCTGCGACCATAGCCAGTTCAGAGTATACGAATCGGCCCGCGGCGTATCCGCCTCCGCCCACGGCAAGGAGGCGCTGGTTCCAGTCGCCGACTGGAAGCCATGTTTCGACATTGATAACATCTCCTTGCCCAGGATGCGTATAAGTCACCGTAACATTGCAGAATGTTGCGTTCTTCACCTCAATGGTTGGATGGTGGACCGTCTCTCGGTGTGGTGCCGTTTTCGTATAGTTGGTGACGATGTTAGCAGCGATGGAGATGACCTGCGAGCCGAATAGATCAATGTGTGTGAATGTTGACGGGCTACACGACTGTAATGCGCCGATACCTCCGTCTAACCGTGAATGAGTCAGAAGTGGTCTCTCCTACACCTCACTTAACAGAATGGGAGAGTCCAGACAACCAACCATGCAACCAATTGCTAATAACAGCAGGAAACTCCATAATCACGGACCGTCAATGCGTTTACTCTTATGGATGTCCAGGGCCGTTCGCGAGTACGGTAGTCGCGCGCCACGCATGAAACAAGCCCGGCAAGCCTCTATCCAAAGGAACCTCTGGCAAATATAAGTGCACGTGTGGTGGTTCAAGTTTATCAGGAGCTCCCGACCCGACAGGGTTGCGAGAGGCGATTCAAAGATCGGATTGCGGGGCctttgatgatggaggaggatCGGTTCGAGGACCTTGCCTTTATACGTTAGCTCCGCCAAGAACCGAAGCCGGGAGCTAGTACAGTAGTTGCCTCGGGCGGGGTAAGGTGGATCCTCATGTCTCGTCTCTTGATTGGTGCAACGGACTGCAGAACAGGCAAAAGACCTCATTTAGAACCTCACCTTTTTTCATTAAGCTTCATTAAATAAATAGCAGCCTGCCCTTACcaattgtttttttttgtaacAGCTTTCCTCTACTGGGCACGCCCGAAACCTTTCCTGTGATACCGGCCTCCAAGACATCTATGCCTTTGCATTCCACGCACGCCTTTGCGCAGCTGAGTATATCTGACATAACAGAAAATGAAGCAATTAGCAAACACCATGACACCACCGAAAATCTGCAGAGGAATCAAGTTTATATGCTTAATAAGTTCTCCAGCGATCGGGTTCACAGTTAAAAGTCCAACACTTGAGATGCCAAAATTCATTCCTATCCAAGTGCGCCCTTTACTGACATGGGGTGCGATACCCGCGACCATCGCACCAAGCAAAGTCACATAGGCACTAGACAAAAACCCGTAAAGTACGCAAAAAATAACGATTCCAGCGGTACTATTAACGCTTATCCGTGAAAACTGAAGGAGGCCGGTGCCAGATGCCTCAGGAATCATCAGATTAAGAGCACCTACTCTATCAGCAATAGGGCCGACTATCGCCCTTTCCAGGATGCTCGCTGCATTCAAGATGGACAACAGATAAGAAAGATAGTTGTCCATTGATGCCTAGTTCCTTCTGGCTATACAAAGTCACGTAAAAAACGGGCACATATAGCCCCATCAGGTGGAGTAACATGGCAAGAGTGATACCATGGGTCGCGAAATGCCAACATGCCGACAGTAGCTCTAGCTCGTGCTGCTGGGGGAACGCGGGACCTGATAAGGATGAGGCAGTCTGGTCTGATGTCTCCGCCACGGGCTCAGTTAGCTGCCAGTGATCGAATGagggattcaatgttgaggcCTGGGGTTATAGCGGAATTGGCCACGATCTTGTGAGTTGAGGATGTGAGTCACTCCCAATACGGGACCCAGAGGGGTGGCCAAATAAACACATACTCTCATGTTCCTTGAATTATTCATCTCCAAGGAGCCTGCGTTGCTGGGTCGTGCCAAATGTGGTACAGGGTAAGCATTCTAAAAATGAATGCGAGTAAGCAACAGAAAAGGAATTACTACACCAGCTTGTTGCATATTTGATATCGTCACCAAAGGGCCATGGACTGCTTGCTACGTCTGCCATGGAGCTTCCCAGCTTGTAATCGTGGTCTTGGCTAATGAGCTTGCGAAAGCGAAAAAGATGGACGGATAGATTGTCGCTTGTAATGCACGGGTCTTGTAAATAATCCCCTCCCTTTACCTCCGTATTGTGCGATTGAGTTGAACTCTGACCCGAGAACTACATCTTACCTGTTCATCATGTCCCAGTGCGATTAAACAGTACGCAAAAGGTCATCGATTTCTTACAGCAGGTCCAGAATCAAGCAGACGGCATGCTTCCATACCAGCACGCTGGTTTGTAAGCTTTGCGGGAACTGGGTTCCGATGTGCAAGCCGCTTTGAGTCTGAAAAGCCCTTTTTTAGTCCAGAATTCTTTGCAAAACTTGATATGGATTTTTTTCTCGATGAGGTAGAGGGATTTGGCGACTTGATGACAGGGTATTTTGACTACCCCCTGGTGATGGAGTGCATCCTCATTTCTACGACGGAAGGGCCTGGTCAAAATGACATCCAGATCACCATGGATGCAAGATTTGATGCAGTTGTCATCTCAAAGAAGCAGATACTGGGACTTTGCAGACAATTTCGGCACGTTGTTGAACAACTTGACAATATTGACCAACTGGACACATTAGACGACATACGCCTCGCAAGTCGTGACGATGTTGATCAGGTAATTTCCTGGAACGCCTCGCAACCTTGGGAGGGCGTAGAAAAGACTTTCCATGATATCATTTCCGATCAGGTTCACCTGACTCCCAATGCTGTTGCCATCACGGGTTGGGATGGTCAGATGTCATACCTCGAGTTAGATGAGCACTCAACATGGGTTGCCAAGATTTTGGTGTCAAAGTCCATTGGCCATGAAACTGTTTTCCCCCTGTGCTTTGAAAAGTCTAAATGGGCTGTTGTCGCGGAGCTCGCTGTCCTGAAGGCCGGAGGTGTCGTCACTCAGCTGGGTGCATACATCCTTTAAGTCGCAAGAAGGAAATTCTCGAAGACACGAGAGCAAGGCTTGTGCTGGTACCGTCGACCGAGATCGATGACGATTTTACTGGCATAGTCCCAACAATGGTCATCGATCGGCAATGCACAGCCCAGCTGCCCAAATTTAATACACCCCTTCCAGAAATCGGGCCCAGCAACGCGGCATACATGTTATTCACTTCGGGAAGCACTGAGCGGCCAAAGGGCATTGTAGTTGAACACCAGAATCTTGCATCCAGTTCGTTCTCCCAAGGTGGGCAATTCAAGATCAACCAGAGTACAAGAGTGTTGCAATTCGCAGCTTACACTTTCGACATAAGCTGCGCCGATATATTTATAACACTCCAGCGCGGCACTACAATCTGCATACCGTCCGAATATGAGTGTATAAACGACCTGACCAGCGCTGCTACAAAGTACCGGGCAGACTGGATGTCTATCATGCCCACGGTCGCCCAGCCAATTGATCCGGAATCGGTACCTTCTTTGCGCACTCTCGTGTTGGGTGGCGAAGCTCCGACGGCCGAGAACGTCACGACGTGGGCTAACCGGCTGGATCTTATCTTCATCTAGGGACCTGCAGAGACTACTATCTACACTTCAGCTTATCGCAGTCCTGGCCCTGTCCAATATTTCTGGACGAGGCGTCCCTGAGCATGAACAACTGAAGCCACTGCGAGGAAAGGACAATCAGGCAGCTAGTGATCAGATTGCAACCATAAGACAGTTGCTGGAAGAACGTCTCCCTGATTATATGATCCCCACGGTCTGGATTTGTGTTGAGACGATGACTCTGACTAGATATGGCAAGATGGATGGGACGGCAGTTGCCAAATGGGCTGAAAATTTTGACCATGAGGCTTATCAAGACCTGCTACTAGACTCCAACGAGTATGATACGAAAGTAGAGTCTGCGGTAGCTGTGTCGGGTCAGGCCACAGTTATTCCAACTCTGGCCAGCCAAGTCCTCGGCATTCCAGTCATTCCCATGAACCGCTGCTTCTTTGGACTCGGTGGCGATTCCATTACTGCGATGCAGCTCCGAATCAAGGCAAGAGCAGCAGGTATCGACTTGAGCGTTAGAGATATATTAAAGGCAAAAACCCTGTTTGGCATGGCCGAGGCTGCAACACCTCTCAACTCCATTTCTCCATTCCCGATTGCGGAGATTGATGTCCCTTGAGCTGAAGTATTGGATACACCATTCGGGCTGTCACCTATTCAAAAACTGTTCTTTGATAGGGCTGGACCCCCTCGAGGCTCTTCTACATCGCACTTTAATCAAACCATACTGCTCAAAGTCAACCGACATATGGAGGCCCTGAGAATCCACAAAGCCATTCATGCCATTGTCAGTCGTCACTCAATGCTCCGTGCGAGATTCTCCCGCGGGAATCAGGGTGATTGGACGCAGAGTGTGAGTGATAAGGTGGAGGAATCATTTACCTTTCAGGTTGAGAGGATAGAGGACCGAAGCAATCTGTACAAGATTCTGGCAGAGCGAAACTCTGCTTTCGATATAAGCCAAGGCCCTATATTCGCCGCCCACCTGTTTAACATCAATAATGGGAGCCAGGAACAGCTTCCCCTTCTCTCAGGCCATCACCTCGTAATTGACGTCGTTTCCTGGCTTGTAATTCTTGGTGACATGGCAGAATTCCTGATCAGGTCCAAGCCCGGCCTACCGTCTTTGGAGAAACCCCTCTCCTTCCAAACCTGGCTGTGTTCACAACAAGAGCAGCCCCAAGAAAATCTGGTGCAGGCTAACGGGCTCGATTCCTCCCTGAATAGCATGCAAGCACTTGATCTCACCTATTGGGGCATGACCGACCAGGCCAATAAGTACGGTAGCGATGTAGAACTATCCTTCTCATTAGACGAGGGAGAAACTGCAAGGCTGTTAAGTGGATATGGTAATAGGTCGACACCTGCTGCGGCCGAGTCTGTTGACATTATGGTAGCAACTCTGCTGCAAGCATTTTCAGCTGTGTTCACCGACCACTCAATACTCCCTACCGTGTTCTCtgaaggccatggccgcgagTCTGCAGATAAGGATGTCGATCCTTCGGGAACAGTTGGCTGGTTCACCACTCTGACACCTCTGCACGTAGTGTCGGTCGATGATAATATTGTGAACACGATACGGGAGGTGCAGAAGGCCCGGTTACAGATGAAGCTCCTCGGGGCCACGTCTCAGTGTTGGTAGAGATGATTTCGGCACACACTCAACCCAGATAGAGATTCTTTTCAACttccttggcagcttccaaCAACTCGAGTCAAAAGAGGGTCTCTTTTCAAATGCTCCGCTATTAGAGAATGAGATTATCATTGACAACGGCCCTGAGCTGAACCGCCTTGCTCTATTTGATGTTTCCGCCATCGTCACGGGTGGGAGACTCAAGATGACAGTCAAGTACAACAGGAGGATGCAACACCAGAATAAAATTCATGAATGGGTTATGACTATGCACTCCTTACTAAAGGTCGCGGATGAAAGcttgagcagcttgaacGCATCTGAATTGGAAACCCTATTCGCCAAGTCTGGCAGCGAAACGAAGAAGGAGACATTATCTTCAAAAGAACAGATGCTTAATAATTTGGGAGTTGATATGGCAAATGTACAAGAGATTGTACCATGCGCGGCTTTGCAGCAACACATGGTATCACTGATGGCTCAGCAGAGTGGACTGGGCATTTACGAGGTCGAGCTCGCCTTTCACATCACAGGAGACAATGTCAATACAGCAAAGCTCGAATCAGCGTAGCAGCAGGTAATCGACAGACACTCAATACTGCGTACGATTTTTGTACCTAGTGATTTACGGGCAGGCTTCCATGAACAGGTAGTGCTCGCACATTATACGGCCAATGTGCCCGTCATCACCTGTGTCGACAAGCATGACCTTGTCGCACAAGCGCAAGCCTACAGATCCGTTGACTACCGAAGTTTCAATCGTCCGCATCATCAGCTTACCATCTTCACAAGTAATGATGGGGCTCACAAAGCATGCAAATTGGAGATGAGCCACGCTCTGAATGATGGCGTCTCTACAGCTCTCATACTTCGTGATGTGCAACAAGCGTACCAAGGACAGCTGAAAGAAGGCCCGGGACCTGCATTCAGCAGCTTTGTCTTTTGGCAAAACGCGCAAATAAAAGCCAAGTCATCCGATTACTGGCAAAAGTTTGCGCGCGGAATACAGGCGTCTCCAATACCAGCCAAAGAGCAGCTGCGACAAGACACAAAGTATTTGATGTAGATATATGCGTCAACACTGTGGAAAGGAATCGAAATACTTGCCTCGAACACGGTGTCACCATGGCTACCTTTTTTCAGGTGGTCTGGggccttgtcttgtctgCGCATACAGGACAGGACGATGCACTGtttgtgtgacaagggctcagaaagagggcttggagcaatagctcaattcaactaataacagtctttggtatcaaaggtccttggttttccttaaggccttgagggaccaaagccgtctatttatacaagaagtccgtgagggactttgccctaggtctcgtgaccgtagcccttgtgtaaccagccatttccgtgtaacagttTGGATATATGACGGCAAATCGCGACGTCCCCATCGAGTGTGTAGGCGATATAGTTGGTTCCCTCGCGAACATGATACTATGCCGAATCGACAGAAGCAAAGGCAGCCTCGCTGACTTATTGTCAGGAGCACAAGATGATTTTTTGGAATCGCTTACACACCAGCATGGTTTGATTGGATCAGTTCTACCGGTATGGAGCTCGGTTATGAGCCTTCAATATCTTGATTCGCGAGTGGCACGAGTACGCAATGAAAACAGATTAAGGGATGGCGGGATTCAGTTCGAGCAATTCTGGGGACATGATCCTAACGAGTGGGACATTACTCTCGCGTCCAAATAATCTCTGGATCGAGTGGCCATGATGTAATCCACTCCTTTATTAGATATTGGTCCGATAGTATGAGCGAGGAGGAAGCCCCGAAATGAGACAGAGCTTTGGGGAAGTAATGGAGAAATTCATCACTGGGACCTGGTAGCTACTAGGTAATACGTGAAAAGGATGGCGTTATTCTTTAATTTAAAGCAAGAACATAGCTTTAACAACATAAGCAGCTAGCGTAAAAGGTacaagtttttttatatctAGTTGCCATGGTCGCCGAGCTCCTCATCATGCAAGCGCTCGTCTTGGTGACAGGCTTCGGTTAGTGGGATAGGGATATGCGTACGCAATCTTGCAGCCATCCATGTCTGCATCGGTCTGCAGGTCTGTCAACATAAAGGCAGCCAGTCCAGCCGCCAAATCACCGATAGCACTCGCGGTGGTGATGCATAGCTCGGGTTGAGTAGGGTATAGAGCTGCCACGCCGGTGCATATAACAACAAGATAGCCTGTTATCCTTGCAAGTCCGCAAGGAACCTCGACTCTGGTGGCAGAATTAGCAGGTGATTGATCCTGCTCTAGGCAAGCATAGGCACACGACCTCTCAATTACCCGTGTCCCATATTCTGAACTTGCCACAAAGACAAACGGGTGCCTGTCGAGGCCGTCTTGGACTTCATGGCAATTCTGGATAAATGCCCTCATAGTAGTGCGTATCTCAAATACAACTACAGAAAAAGGTATTGAATACACATGTCAAGACTAGCCCAGCGCCGGTCGTGATATCAACATGCGACAATCGCGATCTGGCTTGGACGGAAACGACGCAATAAAGCACTTTGCCGGCAACAAGTGCGGAACACCATTCTCATCCACATTGTCTGGCCCGTACCTGCTGTCCGGCGTCAAGGCAAGGTCATAATCTTTGAAAATATTCGCCGTAATGGTCAGCATTTCCACCCACGCCAGATTTCTTCCGATGCAGTTACGAGGACCATAGGAGAAGGTGAAGAGGTTTTTCTTGGCCGCGTCGCAGTTGACGAATCGATCGGGCCTGAAGCGCTGCGGCTCGTGCCAAAACTCGTCATCCATATTGACGGACCGCAGATTCACATAGAGCTCCGTGCCAGGTGGGATGTAATAGCCCCCGTGCAGCACGATGCCTCGTTTGTGCGACACTCTGGGTGTCAGACCGGCGGTCGTGGGCGACACGCGCAGTGACTCGTACACGCAGGCCTCAAAGAAGGGCAATTTTGTCAAGACGTCCTTGTGGGAAATCAAGTGACGGGGTCCAAAGGCACTGCGGATCTCCTCGGTCACGCGCTTCAGCATGTCCGGGTGCAGAAGCAATAAATGAATGGTCCACATGATGGCGGACGATGTCGTCTCGCTGCCGGCGAGCATCATCATGATGCACTCGGCCTGGATCTCGGAGGGGGTCATTTTGATCTTGGAATCCGGGTCCTCGGCTTCGATAAAGGCTTGAAGCATGTCGGCCGGGGGCTCGCCGCCGTTGGCGAGGTGCTCCTTGCGCATCTGGGCAGAAGTCTTGCTGTAGGCGGCAAGCTCACGGTACATGGTCTTCCATGGTCGCATGATGAGAGAGAAGGGCAACAGGGACAGCAGACCCAGCACGAGCGAGTAGTCGAGAATGTCCATGATGACAGCCGCCGACTCGCTGATGGAGGATGAGCCCTTGGATATGGAATCGGGATCTCTGCCAAAGGCCAGCGCGCTCATGATGTCAAAGGTGGCCAGCTGCGTGTCGTGGCGGTAGTTGACCTCGACTGGCTCGTCTTTGTCCGTCTTGGTCTCCATGATACGGCGATCCCACTTGGAGCGGATGGCCAGATAGCCATGGCGTTGAATGACGGGCTCCATACGGGTGAGATATGCATAGTTGAGAAAAGGTCCAATCTGCCGCCTGCGCATGCGAGCCAAGGCCGGGTCTCGCTGCGACACGATATTCTGGACTCTGCCATCGTTGAAAATGTCGAAGAACTCGGCCTTGCAGAAGTCGTCGGACCCCAGAACGGCACGAACATCGTCCGGGTGCGAAATGCAGACAGCATTGGGTTTGAAAACATATACGGGACCGTATCGGGCCGTGTCTTTCTGGGCCTGCAGCGCAACAGCACCGGAGAAGTTATTGATGTCGCCGCGATTGGAAGTGAGGCGTGCCAAAAAAGGACCCGGTACTTTTCGCAACGGAGACAGTAGCAGAGCCCAGGCTAGACGCCAGGCGAGCCAggtgatggcgaggccgGCCACCAAAGACGATGCCACGAGAAGGGGCTGCTCGTTGCAGGTACCCTGGAGCCTCAGTAAAAGAACCTCAAGGCCCATGGATGTACCAAGACGCGATGACATGTTGTGAGCTCAACTCGTCTCTCCCTCTTTTTCCTGTTCTGCCAGCTCTGAGATGATTAGATGGCGCAAAgataaaaaaacaaaacgaGAGCGTcacaa harbors:
- the NRPS32_1 gene encoding Nonribosomal peptide synthetase 32, yielding MDARFDAVVISKKQILGLCRQFRHVVEQLDNIDQLDTLDDIRLASRDDVDQVISWNASQPWEGVEKTFHDIISDQVHLTPNAVAITGWDGQMSYLELDEHSTWVAKILVSKSIGHETVFPLCFEKSKWAVVAELAVLKAGGVVTQLGAYIL
- the NRPS1_0 gene encoding Nonribosomal peptide synthetase 1, with product MEALRIHKAIHAIVSRHSMLRARFSRGNQGDWTQSVSDKVEESFTFQVERIEDRSNLYKILAERNSAFDISQGPIFAAHLFNINNGSQEQLPLLSGHHLVIDVVSWLVILGDMAEFLIRSKPGLPSLEKPLSFQTWLCSQQEQPQENLVQANGLDSSLNSMQALDLTYWGMTDQANKYGSDVELSFSLDEGETARLLSGYGNRSTPAAAESVDIMVATLLQAFSAVFTDHSILPTVFSEGHGRESADKDVDPSGTVGWFTTLTPLHVVSVDDNIVNTIREVQKARLQMKLLGATSQCCFQQLESKEGLFSNAPLLENEIIIDNGPELNRLALFDVSAIVTGGRLKMTVKYNRRMQHQNKIHEWVMTMHSLLKVADESLSSLNASELETLFAKSGSETKKETLSSKEQMLNNLGVDMANVQEIVPCAALQQHMVSLMAQQSGLGIYEVELAFHITGDNVNTAKLESADLRAGFHEQVVLAHYTANVPVITCVDKHDLVAQAQAYRSVDYRSFNRPHHQLTIFTSNDGAHKACKLEMSHALNDGVSTALILRDVQQAYQGQLKEGPGPAFSSFVFWQNAQIKAKSSDYWQKFARGIQASPIPAKEQLRQDTKYLM
- the helB1 gene encoding Cytochrome P450 monooxygenase helB1 — its product is MSSRLGTSMGLEVLLLRLQGTCNEQPLLVASSLVAGLAITWLAWRLAWALLLSPLRKVPGPFLARLTSNRGDINNFSGAVALQAQKDTARYGPVYVFKPNAVCISHPDDVRAVLGSDDFCKAEFFDIFNDGRVQNIVSQRDPALARMRRRQIGPFLNYAYLTRMEPVIQRHGYLAIRSKWDRRIMETKTDKDEPVEVNYRHDTQLATFDIMSALAFGRDPDSISKGSSSISESAAVIMDILDYSLVLGLLSLLPFSLIMRPWKTMYRELAAYSKTSAQMRKEHLANGGEPPADMLQAFIEAEDPDSKIKMTPSEIQAECIMMMLAGSETTSSAIMWTIHLLLLHPDMLKRVTEEIRSAFGPRHLISHKDVLTKLPFFEACVYESLRVSPTTAGLTPRVSHKRGIVLHGGYYIPPGTELYVNLRSVNMDDEFWHEPQRFRPDRFVNCDAAKKNLFTFSYGPRNCIGRNLAWVEMLTITANIFKDYDLALTPDSRYGPDNVDENGVPHLLPAKCFIASFPSKPDRDCRMLISRPALG
- the TES gene encoding Nonribosomal peptide synthetase TES; translated protein: MVIDRQCTAQLPKFNTPLPEIGPSNAAYMLFTSGSTERPKGIVVEHQNLASSSFSQGGQFKINQSTRVLQFAAYTFDISCADIFITLQRGTTICIPSEYECINDLTSAATKYRADWMSIMPTVAQPIDPESVPSLRTLVDLQRLLSTLQLIAVLALSNISGRGVPEHEQLKPLRGKDNQAASDQIATIRQLLEERLPDYMIPTVWICVETMTLTRYGKMDGTAVAKWAENFDHEAYQDLLLDSNEYDTKVESAVAVSGQATVIPTLASQVLGIPVIPMNRCFFGLGGDSITAMQLRIKARAAGIDLSVRDILKAKTLFGMAEAATPLNSISPFPIAEIDVP